From the Candidatus Cloacimonadota bacterium genome, the window AAAAGCGCAAAATGTGTGGATAACTGAGCTTTTTCAGGGTTCATGTTGAGAATATTTGAAAAAATTGTGGATAACTACAAAGTAGATCCTGGAAAGCTGGACTCTTTGGTATTACGCAAAGGTCTTTGTCTGTTAGTTTTGTCAAAACCATCAAAACAAAGAGCGGGATCTGGCTCAACCTTTTTCTTCATCTGCCGTTACCTATTTTACACCAACCTTTGAGACGCTACCAGGACGGACATTGGGGCGGTGAAAGGCTGGTGATAGATATATGGACTTGCTTGCGGTCCTTGAAATCTACTTCTTTTACCCATTCAACAGAATATCCTTGCAGTTTTAACAACACATCGGATATTTGGTCCTCGAGAGGAACTTGCATGAGACACTCCTTTTGTGGTTATTAGCAGTGTCATTAAAAACCATGCCTTGTTCCTCTCAAGTTTTTTCTACCCACCATAATTGAACTTGAGCCATCTGTAAGTGTACGAGGGGTTCCGCCGCGGCTGAAGCCGCGCCTCCACACCCTCGCTATCGTTATGTCGCCCTCCGGGCTTTACCCACCCGGTTTGAAAGAGAGCCGAAAAGGTATGCTGCAAGCCCTCTCAGTGGATCAGTTCCCCTGTTTTGCCGTACCCATACGAACCCAGCCTCCCTTTTGACGCTCCATTCGATATTGTAAAAAAACCCGGGACCGAGATCCCGGGTTTTATGTTTTGGGTCAAGGACACCAAGGCTGGTCTATTTATTGAGGTCCTTGGCCTTGATATGGTCTTTTTTGGGGGTCACAGCCGCTTCCTCCACAAACTGGATGATGGCCATGGGGGCAGAATCGCCTCTGCGGAAGCCGGCTTTGACCACGCGGGTGTATCCACCCTGGCGGGTGGCAAAGGCAGGGGCGATCTCGGTGAAGAGTTTCTTCACGAGGGTGCGGTTGCCCAGCACACTGTAGGCCAGACGGCGGGAGTGGACGGTATCGTTTTTCCCGTAGGTGACCACGCGCTCAACGTAGCCGCGGAGTTCCTTGGCTTTGGCGAGGGTGGTGGTGATCTGGCCGTGTTCGATCATGGATTTCACAAGGTTGCAGATCATCAGGCGGCGGGCGTCCATTTCGCGCCCGAATTTTCTTCCTTCATCTCTATGTCGCATTTTTCACCTTCTTTTTGGAGGGGGGAACCGGTTTGCGGGGCGGGGCGGGAACCTCGTCCTCGGGCTCGGCGGGAGCGGGCGTTTCCTCCACTTTCTGTTCTTCGGGGGTGTCTTCAGATTTGATGCCGCGGCTTCTGGCGTCGCGGATCTGGCCGTAAATGCCGTCCACATCCATGCCCAGATGCAGGTCGTATTTCTTCAGCTTCAGCATGATCTCCTCGAGGGATTTCTTGCCGAAGTTGCGGAATTTGAGCATCTCCGCCTCGGACTTGGAGACCAGTTCGCCAATGGTTTGGATATTGGCGGCGTCGAGGCAGTTGGCGGCGCGGACGGTGAGCTCGATCTCGCGCACGGGCAGGGAAAGGATGCGTTCCTTTTCTTCCAGGTCGGGATCGAGATGGACGTCACGGATATATTCCGGCTCGGTTTCGAAGCGGCAGATCTTGCCCACCATGTCGCGCAGGATCTTGGCGGACAGGAAAAGGGCGATGATGGGCTCGACGGAGCCGTTGGAATGGATCTCGAGGATGAGCTTGTCGAAGTTCATGCGTTCTTTCACGCGCTGGTGGGTAACGCTGAAATTGACCTTGAGGATGGGCGAATAGACGGAATCGATGGGAATGAATCCGACGGGCTTTCCTTCAGGGTTCTGGCGGTCGGCGGAGACATAGCCGCGGCCGTTTCCGACGATCAGTTCCAGCTTGAAATCGACGTCCTCGGTGACTTCCAGCAGGTAGAGGTCCTTGTTGATGATCCGGACGTTCGGGTTGTCCTGGATCTTGGCGGCGGTGACCACGCCTTTGCCCTTGTGCTCGAGCACCAGGGAGACCTCATCCACGGAGGAGGAATAGATCACCAGCTGCTTGAGGCGCAGGATCAGGTCGATGTAGTCCGAATTCGTGCCGGGAACGGGAGTGAATTCGTGGTGGAGACCTTCGATGCGGACAAAGCGCACGGCCGAGCCCTGGATCGAGGAGAGGAGCACACGGCGCAGGGTGTTGCCGATGGTGGTCCCAAATCCCGGTTCCAGCGGGCCGATCTCGAACCTGCCGAATTGGTGGGAATAGGTTTCCCTGTCGTAATCCACGTTTTCGGGCATTTGCAGGGGTTCCAGGTATAGCATATTGACTCCTTGCTGGATCAGCGTTTATTTGGAGTAGAACTCAACGATGAGGCGCAGGTCGACAGTATTGGGTATTTCCGCCGCCGGAGGGACGTTCACGAACTGTCCGCGCATGTTATCCTTGTCCACGGTAAGCCAGGGAAAGGGAGAGCTGGCTTCGGAGTTGTTCCAGGCCTCGGCGAGGGGTTTGATGCCCTTGCTTTTGGGGCGGACTTCGATGATGTCGCCGTCCTTGAGCAGATAGGAAGGGATGTCCACCTTTTTGCCGTTGACCATGAAATGTCCGTGGTTAACGAACTGGCGGGCCTGCATCCTGGTGGTGGCAAAGCCGAGGCGGTAAACTGTGTTGTCCAGTCTGCGCTCCAGCATCTGCAACAGGTTGTCGCCGGTGACGCCGCCCATTTTGGCGGCTTTCACGAAGTAGTTGCTGAACTGCTTTTCCAGCAGGCAATAGATGTTTCTAAGCTTCTGTTTCTCGCGCAGGTGGATGGAATAGTCGCTGGGCTTGCGGCGCATGTTTTTGCCGTGCTGCCCAGGGGGGAATTTGCGCCGGTTCAGGATCTTGTCGTATTTGGCGGTGCCAAAGATGTTTTCGCCGAATTTACGGCAGAGTTTCGCTCTTGGTCCGGTATATCTGGCCATGATTTCCTCGCTTATATCCTTCTGGTTTTGGGCGGACGGCAGCCGTTGTGGGGAATGGGGGTGGCGTCCTTGATCATGGTGACTTTCAAGCCCGAGGCGTTGACCGCCCGGATGGCGGATTCCCTGCCGCTGCCGGGACCGCGGACGATAACGCCCACGCGGGTGATGCCCATGTCCAGGCCGGCTTTGGAAACTTCGGTGGCGGCCAGCTGCGCCGCGAACGGCGTGGCCTTGCGGGAGCCCTTGTAGCCAACTCTCCCGCCGCTGGACCAGGTGAGGACGTTTCCAGACCGGTCGGTGAGGGAAATGATCGTGTTGTTGAAACTGGAGTGGACGAACACGATGCCTTCGTCGAAGGACAGGCGGACGCGTTTTTTCTTGGTTCTGGTTTTTTTAGCCATTGGTCAAATCACTCCTATTTCTTCTTTTTGATGGCGCCGGCGCGGGGGCCTTTACGGGTGCGGGCATTGGTGTGGGTGCGCTGTCCGCGGACAGGCAGGCCGCGTTTGTGGCGCATGCCGCGGTAGCTGCCGATCTCCATCAGGCGTTTGATGTTCATGGCCACCTGGGTGCGGAGGGCGCCTTCAACCACATAGTCGTTCTGAACTATGTCGCGGATGATCTTTTCCTCTTCGATGGAGAGGTCCTCCACCTTTTTGGTCTCATCGATGTTGGCCTTGCGGCAGATATCTTTGGCGATGGTGGGACCGATCCCGTAGATATATGTGAGGCCTATGAACAGACGTTTGTTTTTGGGGATTTCTATACCTGCAATGTGTGCCAAGTTGGTCCTCCTTAACCCTGTCTCTGTTTGTGTTTGGGGTTGGAACTGCAGATAACACGGATCACGCCGTGGCGTTTGATTATGCGGCAGTCTTTACAGACTATCCGGACTGATGATCTCACTTTCATTATCGTCTCCTTGCAAGAGTGCAGTGCTTCCTGCAATGCATGTTTATTTATAGCGGTAGGTGATCCGGCCGCGGGTGAGGTCGTAGGGGGAAAGCTCCACCTTGACCTTGTCGCCGGGCAGGATCCGGATGTAGTGCATCCGCATTTTGCCGGAGCTGTGGGCCAGGATCTCGTGGCCGTTCTCCAGCTGAACCTTAAAAGTGGTGTTGGGAAGGGCGTCGGTGACGATGCCTTCCACTTCGATAACGCCGGTTTTACTCATATGTGCTCCTTCAGGCCTGGGTGAGGATCTCGGGCTGGTCATCGGTGACGATGATGGTGTGTTCGAAATGCGCCGAGAGGCTGCCGTCGGCGGTGAAAAACTCCCAACCTTTTTCTTTGACGCGGTTGGTGCCGATATTTACCATGGGTTCGATGGCGAGGGTCATGCCGCTTTGGAGGCGGGGACCCCTGCCGGGTTGGCCGGAATTGGGGATCTGGGGCTCTTCGTGGAGCTGGCGTCCCACACCGTGTCCGGTGAGGTTGTCGGCCACGAAATAGCCCTGCTCCTGCACGTAGGAGCCAATGGCGTGGGAGATGTCGCCAACCCTGCGGCCCGGGATGGCGGCGGCAATTCCGCGGCGAAGGGCTTCGGAGGTTACCTCCAGCAGCCGGCGCGCATCAGCCGAGATATCGCCCACGGCATAGGTGCGGGCGGCGTCGGCGTAATAGCCGTCTTTCACGGCTCCCACATCGATCCCGATGATATCGCCGGGGCGCAGGATCACCTGCCGGGAAGGAATGCCGTGCACGATGCCGGAATTGGGCGAGGTGCACAGTGTTCCCGGAAAGGGGTTCAAGCCTGGGACCGTATAGCCCTTGAAGGCCGGTTTGGCGCCCCTGGACACGATGAAATCGTGGGCAAAGGCATCCAGGTCCCAGGTGCTGATCCCGGGCGCGATCATCCCGGCCAGCTCATCCAGCAGTTCGCCGATGATGCGGCAGGAGACGCGCATTTTATCCAGTTCAGCAGGTGATTTGCGTATGATCATATCAGCTTGAGCGTCCGCGAAGTTTTCCTTTCTTCATGAAGCCGTCATAGTGGCGCATCACGAGGTGGGATTCGATCTGGCGGAGAGTGTCCAAAGCCACGCCGACCACGATGATGAGTCCCGTGCCGCCGAAATAGAAGGGCAGCTTGAAGATATGGGTCATCATCTCAGGCATCAGGGCCACAAAGGCGAAGAATACAGCGCCGGGCAGCGTGATGCGGGTGAGCACCGAAGAAATGTATTCCGCGGTTTTCTTGCCGGGTTTCTTGCCCGGGATGTGGCCGCCGTATTTGACCATGTTTTCCGCCATTTCGGTGGGATTGAGCACCAAAGCGGTGTAGAAATAGGCGAAGAAGATGATCAGGCCAACGTAGATGATGGTGTACACCCAGTGTCCGGGCGTGAACATCGTGCGCAGGCTGTACCAGAAGGTGCCGGCCTCGGCTTCTCCACCCTGGAAGAGGGTGATCAGCGTGGCCGGGAACATGAGGATCGACTGCGCGAAAATGATGGGGATCACGCCGGCGGTGTTCACACGCAGGGGAATGTAGGTGCTCTGCCCGCCATAGACCTTGCGGCCCACGATGCGCTTGGCATACTGGACCGGGATCTTGCGGATGGCTTCCGTCACGAAGATGATCGCCGCGGTTACCGCGACCATCACGGCGATGGCCGCCAGGGAGATGAGAACCCCGGAGAAGCTGTTGAAGCGGGTGCGGAAGAGGTTGATGAAACCTTCCGGGTAGCGGGCGATGATGCCGGCGAAGATGATCAGCGAAATGCCGTTGCCGATCCCGTACTCGGTGATCTGCTCTCCCAGCCACATCACGATCATGGTGCCGGTGATCAGGGTGATCACGCCCGTGAGGTGGAAGAGGAAGTTCGCCTGAGGCACCACGGGACCGCCGGTCCCGGACATGTTGACCAGGCCCACGGTGATCGTGATGGCATTGAAGGCGGCCAGGGCAACCGTGAAATAACGGGTGATCTGGTTCATCTTCTTCTGGCCATCGGCCCCTTCCTTGCGCAGCTTTTCAAAATAGGGAATGATGCTGCCGAGGAGCTGGATCACGATCGAGGCCGTGATGTAGGGCATGATGCCCAGGGCAAAGATCGAGGCCCGCTCGAAGTTGCCGCCCACGAAGAGGTTCAGCAGATCGAAAAGCCCACCGGACTGGCTCTTGAAGAAAGAGCTCAGCTGCACCGCGTCGACCCCGGGTATGGGAATGAAGCTACCCAGGCGATACAGCACCAGCAGCAGGGCCGTGATCAGGATCTTCTTGCGCAGGTCCGGGATGCGGAAGATGTTCGCGATGGTCTTGAACAACTTACACCACCTCTGCCTTGCCGCCGTTCGCTTCGATCAATTGGATGGCGCGCTGGGAAAAAGCGTGGGCCTTGATGTGAACGGTCTTGGTGAATTCTTCGCTTACACTGGCCAGAACTTTGACGGGGTATTTTCCCTTTTTGCCTTTCACGGGAACCAGGCCCATCACTTCCAGCCGGCTGATATCAAATTCCGCCTCGTCCAGTCCCATGAGGCGGGAAAGGTTGAGCACGCGGTAGTTCTTGCGGAAGGCGTTTTTGAAGCCCCGCTTGGGCAGACGGCGGTTCAGGGGCATCTGGCCGCCTTCGAACCAGGCGGGAACGTTGCCGCCGGCGCGGGCTTTTTTACCCTTGTGGCCGCGGCCGGCCTGGTGTCCCTGGCCTGTGCCCTGGCCTTTGCCGAGGCGTTTTTTGGCTTTCTTGCCTGCGGGTTTGCCAAGATTGGAAAGGGTCAGCATGTCATTCTCCCTTTTCTTCTTCTACTTTGAGCAGGTACGATACTTTGTTGATCATACCGCGGATGCAGGGATTGTCGTCATGAACCCTGGTTTTGCCGGGACTGCCCAGCCCCAGGGACTTGATGATCCGTTTATGGTTTTCTTTACGGTTGATGGTACTGCGAACTTGGGTCAGCCTGAGTTTCATTTTTCCTCCCGGCCCGTGATCTCGGCCACGGATTTGTTGCGCAGGCGGGCGATGTCGTTCAGGGTGCGCATGGACTTGAGTCCATTGATGGTGGCTTTCACCACGTTGCAGGGGGTGTTCGAGCCCAGGGATTTGCAAAGGATGTTCTGGATCCCGGCCGCCTCAAAGATGGCGCGGGCGGTTCCGCCGGCGATGACGCCGGTACCCTGGGAGGCGGGCTTCATCATCACCCGGCTGGCGCCGAAACGGGCCACGATCTCGTGCGGGATGGTGCCTTTGATGATGGGCACAGTGAACATCGATTTGGTGGCTTTTTCCTTGGCTTTGCGGATGGCATCGGCAATTTCGTTGGCCTTGCCGTCTCCCACGCCGATCTTGCCGGCGCGGTCGCCCACCACAACGATGGCGCTGAAACTGAAGTTACGTCCGCCTTTCACTACTTTGGCCACACGCTTGGTATCGATCACTGTCTCAAACAGTTTTTCTTCATCGGGCAGGTTATGTTCGTAATTCAAGTTTCCTCCTTCAGAAATCAAGGCCGGCCTTGCGGGCGCCTTCAGCCAGGGCTTTCACCCGGCCGTGATATTTGTAGCCGGCGCGGTCGAAGGCTATCTTCGAAATGCCGGCGGCGATTGCTTTTTCGCCCAGTTTCTTTCCCACTTCAAAGCCCTGCTCGGTCTTCTTGCCGCTGGGGGCAAGCTCGAGGTCCTTGCTCCGCGAGGAGGCGGACATCAGGGTC encodes:
- the rplO gene encoding 50S ribosomal protein L15, giving the protein MTLSNLGKPAGKKAKKRLGKGQGTGQGHQAGRGHKGKKARAGGNVPAWFEGGQMPLNRRLPKRGFKNAFRKNYRVLNLSRLMGLDEAEFDISRLEVMGLVPVKGKKGKYPVKVLASVSEEFTKTVHIKAHAFSQRAIQLIEANGGKAEVV
- the secY gene encoding preprotein translocase subunit SecY, yielding MFKTIANIFRIPDLRKKILITALLLVLYRLGSFIPIPGVDAVQLSSFFKSQSGGLFDLLNLFVGGNFERASIFALGIMPYITASIVIQLLGSIIPYFEKLRKEGADGQKKMNQITRYFTVALAAFNAITITVGLVNMSGTGGPVVPQANFLFHLTGVITLITGTMIVMWLGEQITEYGIGNGISLIIFAGIIARYPEGFINLFRTRFNSFSGVLISLAAIAVMVAVTAAIIFVTEAIRKIPVQYAKRIVGRKVYGGQSTYIPLRVNTAGVIPIIFAQSILMFPATLITLFQGGEAEAGTFWYSLRTMFTPGHWVYTIIYVGLIIFFAYFYTALVLNPTEMAENMVKYGGHIPGKKPGKKTAEYISSVLTRITLPGAVFFAFVALMPEMMTHIFKLPFYFGGTGLIIVVGVALDTLRQIESHLVMRHYDGFMKKGKLRGRSS
- the rpsE gene encoding 30S ribosomal protein S5, translated to MNYEHNLPDEEKLFETVIDTKRVAKVVKGGRNFSFSAIVVVGDRAGKIGVGDGKANEIADAIRKAKEKATKSMFTVPIIKGTIPHEIVARFGASRVMMKPASQGTGVIAGGTARAIFEAAGIQNILCKSLGSNTPCNVVKATINGLKSMRTLNDIARLRNKSVAEITGREEK
- a CDS encoding DNA-directed RNA polymerase subunit alpha, with product MLYLEPLQMPENVDYDRETYSHQFGRFEIGPLEPGFGTTIGNTLRRVLLSSIQGSAVRFVRIEGLHHEFTPVPGTNSDYIDLILRLKQLVIYSSSVDEVSLVLEHKGKGVVTAAKIQDNPNVRIINKDLYLLEVTEDVDFKLELIVGNGRGYVSADRQNPEGKPVGFIPIDSVYSPILKVNFSVTHQRVKERMNFDKLILEIHSNGSVEPIIALFLSAKILRDMVGKICRFETEPEYIRDVHLDPDLEEKERILSLPVREIELTVRAANCLDAANIQTIGELVSKSEAEMLKFRNFGKKSLEEIMLKLKKYDLHLGMDVDGIYGQIRDARSRGIKSEDTPEEQKVEETPAPAEPEDEVPAPPRKPVPPSKKKVKNAT
- the rplQ gene encoding 50S ribosomal protein L17, with translation MRHRDEGRKFGREMDARRLMICNLVKSMIEHGQITTTLAKAKELRGYVERVVTYGKNDTVHSRRLAYSVLGNRTLVKKLFTEIAPAFATRQGGYTRVVKAGFRRGDSAPMAIIQFVEEAAVTPKKDHIKAKDLNK
- the rpsD gene encoding 30S ribosomal protein S4 yields the protein MARYTGPRAKLCRKFGENIFGTAKYDKILNRRKFPPGQHGKNMRRKPSDYSIHLREKQKLRNIYCLLEKQFSNYFVKAAKMGGVTGDNLLQMLERRLDNTVYRLGFATTRMQARQFVNHGHFMVNGKKVDIPSYLLKDGDIIEVRPKSKGIKPLAEAWNNSEASSPFPWLTVDKDNMRGQFVNVPPAAEIPNTVDLRLIVEFYSK
- the infA gene encoding translation initiation factor IF-1, with product MSKTGVIEVEGIVTDALPNTTFKVQLENGHEILAHSSGKMRMHYIRILPGDKVKVELSPYDLTRGRITYRYK
- the rpmJ gene encoding 50S ribosomal protein L36 — its product is MKVRSSVRIVCKDCRIIKRHGVIRVICSSNPKHKQRQG
- the rplR gene encoding 50S ribosomal protein L18, translating into MITPSNIAKHALRSRRRAAIRKKLRGTTERPRLVVFRSLKHIYAQIIDDTTGQTLMSASSRSKDLELAPSGKKTEQGFEVGKKLGEKAIAAGISKIAFDRAGYKYHGRVKALAEGARKAGLDF
- the map gene encoding type I methionyl aminopeptidase — translated: MIIRKSPAELDKMRVSCRIIGELLDELAGMIAPGISTWDLDAFAHDFIVSRGAKPAFKGYTVPGLNPFPGTLCTSPNSGIVHGIPSRQVILRPGDIIGIDVGAVKDGYYADAARTYAVGDISADARRLLEVTSEALRRGIAAAIPGRRVGDISHAIGSYVQEQGYFVADNLTGHGVGRQLHEEPQIPNSGQPGRGPRLQSGMTLAIEPMVNIGTNRVKEKGWEFFTADGSLSAHFEHTIIVTDDQPEILTQA
- the rpsK gene encoding 30S ribosomal protein S11, which encodes MAKKTRTKKKRVRLSFDEGIVFVHSSFNNTIISLTDRSGNVLTWSSGGRVGYKGSRKATPFAAQLAATEVSKAGLDMGITRVGVIVRGPGSGRESAIRAVNASGLKVTMIKDATPIPHNGCRPPKTRRI
- the rpmD gene encoding 50S ribosomal protein L30 is translated as MKLRLTQVRSTINRKENHKRIIKSLGLGSPGKTRVHDDNPCIRGMINKVSYLLKVEEEKGE
- the rpsM gene encoding 30S ribosomal protein S13 is translated as MAHIAGIEIPKNKRLFIGLTYIYGIGPTIAKDICRKANIDETKKVEDLSIEEEKIIRDIVQNDYVVEGALRTQVAMNIKRLMEIGSYRGMRHKRGLPVRGQRTHTNARTRKGPRAGAIKKKK